A genomic segment from Planctomycetia bacterium encodes:
- the atpB gene encoding F0F1 ATP synthase subunit A, protein MADPVLHIKDSYFFEVPKFLYPHPYETLGDVQPFLRKAHPDATLDEFNHDLAGKIIIPQPFGTLKNLYTKVPFSEGGGVAISKFMILELVVAVFMVLLFSWLAGRISGGRRAKGRIANMFEAALIYMKEQIAEPAIGHHDAHKFVPLLWTMFFFVLFCNLLGMIPWLGNPTAAFGMTIAMACVTFFAGLVMGSKQLGIVGYWKNQVPKLGLPLYIAIFVVPLLFLIEVGGLFIKHGVLAVRLLANMVAGHLVLLAILGIAVAAASSPVWYAWYVAAPLSVLGTTAFSMLELMVSFLQAYVFTYLSALFIGAAVHHH, encoded by the coding sequence ATGGCTGATCCCGTGCTGCACATCAAGGACTCGTACTTCTTCGAAGTGCCGAAGTTCCTCTATCCGCATCCCTACGAAACACTGGGCGACGTGCAGCCATTTCTGCGCAAAGCGCACCCGGACGCGACGCTCGACGAATTCAATCACGACCTGGCCGGCAAGATCATCATCCCGCAGCCGTTCGGGACGCTGAAAAATCTGTACACGAAGGTTCCGTTTAGCGAGGGCGGCGGCGTCGCAATTTCCAAGTTCATGATCTTGGAATTAGTTGTCGCCGTGTTCATGGTGCTGCTCTTCTCCTGGCTCGCCGGACGCATTTCCGGTGGTCGGAGAGCGAAAGGGCGCATCGCCAACATGTTCGAGGCGGCGCTCATTTACATGAAGGAGCAAATCGCCGAGCCGGCGATCGGCCACCACGACGCCCACAAGTTCGTCCCGCTGTTGTGGACGATGTTCTTTTTCGTTTTATTCTGCAACCTGCTTGGCATGATCCCGTGGCTGGGCAACCCGACCGCGGCGTTCGGTATGACGATCGCGATGGCCTGCGTGACTTTTTTCGCGGGACTCGTGATGGGAAGCAAACAACTGGGCATCGTGGGTTATTGGAAGAATCAGGTGCCGAAGCTGGGATTGCCGCTCTACATTGCGATCTTCGTGGTTCCGCTGTTGTTCCTCATCGAAGTCGGTGGACTGTTCATCAAGCACGGCGTATTGGCTGTGCGCTTGCTGGCTAACATGGTCGCCGGCCACTTGGTATTGCTGGCCATTTTGGGGATCGCTGTTGCAGCCGCGAGTTCGCCCGTCTGGTACGCCTGGTATGTGGCTGCACCCTTGAGCGTGTTAGGCACCACAGCATTCAGCATGCTGGAACTGATGGTGTCTTTCTTGCA